One window of the Lactococcus lactis genome contains the following:
- a CDS encoding GNAT family N-acetyltransferase translates to MLIRNYESKDLDEVINLFKNTIFEINISDYTLEQVKAWVDVDTELFDDNLGKTYARVISNHEQLVGFGNIDDKGYIDLFYVSADYQRQGVGQKLLNDLEKSSNYTSFMVNSSITTKPFFEKMGYKETKKNCVHLRRQNFVNFTLKKVVE, encoded by the coding sequence ATGCTGATTAGAAATTATGAATCAAAAGATTTAGATGAAGTTATTAATCTGTTTAAAAACACTATTTTTGAAATAAATATTTCTGATTATACTTTGGAACAGGTTAAAGCTTGGGTTGACGTTGACACAGAGTTATTTGATGATAATCTTGGCAAAACCTACGCCAGAGTCATTTCTAATCATGAGCAGTTAGTAGGATTTGGTAACATTGATGATAAAGGATATATTGATTTATTTTATGTCAGTGCAGATTATCAAAGGCAGGGAGTAGGGCAAAAACTTCTAAATGATCTAGAAAAAAGTTCGAATTATACTAGCTTTATGGTTAATTCATCTATTACTACTAAGCCCTTCTTTGAAAAAATGGGCTATAAAGAAACAAAAAAGAACTGTGTACACTTGCGAAGGCAAAATTTTGTTAACTTTACTTTAAAAAAAGTTGTTGAATAA
- a CDS encoding TM2 domain-containing protein — protein MATKTVNKHLFVWLGSFLFGGFGVDRFMRGQIGVGICKLLFNWATFGIWSFVDWIVALVKAYSTYNDTEDITFINGGYSR, from the coding sequence ATGGCAACGAAAACAGTTAACAAACATTTGTTTGTATGGTTAGGAAGTTTTCTATTTGGGGGATTTGGGGTTGACCGTTTTATGCGAGGACAAATTGGAGTGGGAATTTGTAAATTGTTATTCAACTGGGCTACTTTTGGAATTTGGTCTTTTGTTGATTGGATTGTAGCCTTGGTCAAGGCTTATAGTACTTACAACGATACTGAAGATATTACATTTATTAATGGTGGATATTCTAGATAA
- a CDS encoding SulP family inorganic anion transporter, which produces MIKQFLCIINSEFKDYNRRKFLQDLMAGITVAAVALPLALAFGVSSGTTAAAGLITAIVAGIIISSLSGAFYQISGPTGAMAAILISLIGKYGMNGIFIATFMAGIFLLLAGIFRLGNLISLIPSPVITGFTSGIAIIIASGQIKNFFGIEHFTGSFFDLMKFISGLHIDYPSTIIGLLTILLMIFYPKSWGKKFPASLLAILLSTLAVLALKLDIPLVGKIPTTLIPQAHLRLTELNLQDMKTLLIPAISITVLGMTESLLCGASAGRATNHPMDNNQELVAQGIGNIFIPFFGGIPATAAIARTSVAIKAGAQTRLTGIIHALILLLSMFLFAPFMTHIPLSALAGVLIMTAVRMNEWEAIRFLFKNKLKSGIIEFFVTMIITVIFDLSTAILAGIIVGFLLFIVKISQIEINSSQIEPERISQNHHEVFTDWTVIYISGPLFFLNSSKLKQAIDELPANTNVVLSLRGVPMIDVTSIKLLIDIYSIFHKEERQIVFASMNPKLKESFKRTGLISMVGEEAIYPSVNEFLLDLVDKINKK; this is translated from the coding sequence ATGATTAAACAATTTTTATGTATTATTAACTCAGAATTCAAAGACTACAACCGACGAAAATTCTTACAAGATTTGATGGCAGGAATTACTGTAGCCGCCGTTGCCCTCCCTCTAGCCCTTGCCTTCGGTGTATCAAGTGGTACAACAGCCGCAGCCGGACTTATAACAGCCATTGTTGCAGGTATAATTATTAGCTCACTTTCTGGAGCTTTCTATCAAATTTCTGGTCCAACAGGAGCAATGGCGGCTATTTTAATTTCACTCATTGGTAAATACGGAATGAATGGAATATTTATTGCTACTTTTATGGCAGGAATCTTTCTATTACTCGCTGGTATTTTCCGTTTAGGAAATTTAATTTCACTTATTCCCTCACCAGTAATAACAGGTTTTACTTCTGGTATTGCCATCATCATTGCCAGCGGACAAATTAAAAACTTTTTCGGAATAGAACATTTTACAGGTTCTTTTTTTGATTTAATGAAATTTATCTCTGGCTTACACATTGATTATCCTTCAACAATTATTGGACTTTTAACAATCTTATTAATGATTTTCTATCCTAAATCATGGGGTAAAAAATTCCCAGCTTCATTGTTGGCTATCCTTCTGTCAACTTTAGCAGTCCTTGCTCTAAAACTAGATATTCCTTTAGTAGGAAAAATTCCAACCACCCTTATTCCCCAAGCTCATCTACGTTTGACTGAATTGAATCTTCAAGATATGAAAACTCTACTTATCCCAGCCATAAGCATTACCGTACTTGGAATGACCGAAAGTCTCCTTTGTGGTGCCTCAGCAGGCCGTGCAACCAATCACCCAATGGACAATAACCAAGAACTCGTTGCTCAAGGAATCGGAAATATTTTCATTCCCTTTTTCGGAGGAATTCCAGCAACAGCCGCAATTGCTCGAACAAGTGTAGCTATAAAAGCAGGTGCTCAAACTCGCTTAACTGGTATTATTCACGCCCTTATTCTTCTCCTCTCAATGTTTCTATTTGCACCATTTATGACTCATATTCCACTAAGTGCCCTTGCTGGTGTTCTTATCATGACCGCCGTAAGAATGAACGAGTGGGAAGCCATTCGTTTCTTATTCAAAAATAAATTAAAAAGTGGAATCATCGAATTTTTTGTAACGATGATTATCACTGTTATTTTCGATTTAAGTACTGCAATATTAGCAGGAATCATTGTTGGTTTCTTACTCTTTATCGTAAAAATTTCCCAAATTGAGATTAATAGTTCACAAATTGAACCCGAACGAATCAGTCAAAATCATCATGAAGTATTTACTGATTGGACAGTTATTTATATCTCTGGCCCGCTTTTCTTTTTAAATAGTAGCAAGTTAAAACAAGCAATTGATGAACTTCCAGCAAATACTAATGTTGTTCTTTCTCTAAGAGGTGTACCAATGATTGACGTCACTTCTATAAAACTATTGATTGATATTTACAGTATTTTTCATAAGGAAGAACGCCAAATCGTCTTCGCCTCAATGAATCCTAAATTAAAAGAATCATTTAAGAGAACTGGACTTATTAGCATGGTTGGTGAAGAAGCCATTTACCCAAGTGTCAATGAATTCCTTTTAGATTTAGTTGATAAAATAAATAAAAAATAG
- a CDS encoding GNAT family N-acetyltransferase, whose translation MIIKTINLENYKEVTELIRESFSQSEHGYGNEAELVDKIRNEEGYIKDLEIVAFEDGKIVGHGLLSEVEIVSDSQKFKGLVLAPLDVLTTYQGKGIGAAVLLELEKRAKILDYPFISILGHETYYPKFGYVPASQYQIKAPFEVSDENFMIKELTDGGLEGKSGVIHYSEAFN comes from the coding sequence ATGATAATTAAAACAATAAATTTGGAAAACTATAAAGAAGTTACTGAACTTATTCGTGAATCTTTTAGTCAGTCAGAACATGGTTATGGTAATGAGGCTGAACTTGTTGATAAAATTCGTAATGAAGAAGGTTATATCAAAGATTTGGAAATTGTTGCTTTTGAAGATGGTAAAATCGTTGGTCACGGTCTTTTGAGTGAGGTAGAGATAGTAAGTGACTCACAAAAATTCAAAGGTTTGGTCTTAGCTCCTCTTGATGTTTTAACTACTTACCAAGGTAAAGGAATTGGGGCAGCAGTATTATTGGAACTTGAAAAAAGAGCAAAAATTTTGGATTATCCGTTTATTAGTATTTTAGGTCATGAAACTTATTATCCTAAGTTTGGTTATGTACCAGCAAGTCAATATCAAATCAAAGCACCTTTTGAAGTTTCTGATGAGAACTTTATGATTAAAGAATTAACTGACGGTGGCTTAGAAGGAAAATCAGGAGTAATTCACTACTCAGAAGCCTTTAACTAA
- a CDS encoding pyridoxal phosphate-dependent aminotransferase, which produces MDLLKKFNPNLDKIEISLIRQFDQQVSSIPDIIKLTLGEPDFYTPEHVKQAGIAAIENNQSHYTGMAGLLELRQAASEFMNKKYGLSYAAEDEILVTVGVTEAISSVLLSILVAGDEVLIPAPAYPGYEPLITLAGGSLVEIDTRANDFVLTPEMLEQAIVEREGKVKAVILNYPANPTGVTYNRGQIKALAEVLKKHEVFVIADEVYSELNYTDQPHVSIAEYAPEQTIVLNGLSKSHAMTGWRIGLIFAARELVAQIIKTHQYLVTSASTQSQFAAIEALKNGADDALPMKKEYLKRRDYIIEKMSDLGFKIIEPDGAFYIFAKIPADLEQDSFKFAVDFAKENAVAIIPGIAFGQYGEGFVRLSYAASMDMIEQAMARLTDYVTKKRG; this is translated from the coding sequence ATGGATTTATTAAAAAAATTTAACCCTAATTTAGATAAAATTGAAATTTCATTGATTCGTCAGTTTGACCAACAGGTTTCATCTATTCCTGATATTATTAAGTTGACTTTGGGAGAACCTGATTTTTATACGCCTGAGCATGTTAAACAAGCAGGGATTGCGGCGATTGAAAATAATCAAAGTCATTATACTGGAATGGCTGGTTTACTAGAACTACGTCAGGCAGCTAGTGAATTTATGAATAAAAAATATGGTTTATCTTATGCAGCAGAAGATGAAATTTTAGTTACTGTTGGAGTAACGGAAGCCATTTCTAGTGTTTTGTTATCAATTTTGGTTGCTGGTGATGAAGTTTTGATTCCCGCGCCTGCATATCCTGGTTATGAGCCATTAATTACGCTTGCTGGCGGTTCTTTGGTTGAAATTGATACAAGAGCTAATGATTTTGTTCTTACGCCTGAGATGCTTGAACAAGCGATTGTCGAGCGTGAGGGAAAAGTTAAGGCCGTTATTTTGAATTATCCAGCAAATCCTACAGGGGTAACTTATAATCGGGGGCAAATTAAGGCTTTAGCTGAAGTTTTGAAAAAGCATGAAGTATTTGTGATTGCTGATGAAGTTTATTCTGAACTAAATTATACTGACCAACCGCATGTGTCAATTGCTGAATATGCACCTGAGCAAACAATCGTACTTAATGGTTTATCAAAATCGCATGCGATGACTGGTTGGCGGATTGGATTAATCTTTGCAGCGCGTGAATTAGTGGCACAGATTATTAAGACTCACCAATATTTGGTGACTTCGGCTTCAACTCAGTCACAGTTTGCAGCGATTGAAGCTTTGAAAAATGGTGCTGATGATGCTCTTCCGATGAAAAAAGAATATCTTAAACGTCGTGATTATATTATTGAAAAGATGTCAGACCTTGGTTTCAAAATTATTGAACCAGATGGAGCTTTCTACATTTTTGCAAAAATTCCAGCTGATTTAGAACAAGATTCATTCAAATTTGCTGTGGATTTTGCAAAAGAAAATGCAGTTGCCATTATTCCTGGTATCGCTTTTGGTCAGTACGGTGAAGGATTTGTCCGCTTATCTTATGCGGCTTCAATGGATATGATTGAGCAAGCAATGGCAAGATTGACGGATTATGTGACTAAAAAACGTGGCTGA
- the recO gene encoding DNA repair protein RecO, whose protein sequence is MRDAETQGLVLYSRNYKEKDKLVKIFTESFGKRMFFVKNFGKSPYASSLQAFTDGKLTATINDGGFSFIEDVSEVVVYKNISSDIFINAHASYIISLADAAISDNQYDPGLYGFLKRSLELLDQGFDMEVVTNIFELQVLHRFGISLNFSECAFCHKTVGPFDFSYKFSGCLCPQHFEEDLRRSHLDPNVIYLVNLFQEISLDELKKISIKADMKLKIRQFIDGLYDEYVGIHLKSKKFLDGMSGWADIMK, encoded by the coding sequence ATGCGTGATGCCGAAACTCAAGGTCTAGTGCTTTACAGTCGTAATTACAAAGAAAAAGATAAATTGGTCAAAATTTTTACAGAGTCTTTTGGTAAACGGATGTTTTTTGTCAAAAATTTTGGAAAATCGCCTTATGCTAGTTCCTTACAAGCTTTTACTGATGGAAAATTGACGGCAACGATTAATGACGGGGGATTTTCTTTTATCGAGGATGTCAGTGAAGTGGTCGTTTATAAAAATATTAGTTCAGATATTTTCATCAATGCTCATGCTTCTTATATCATAAGTTTGGCTGATGCGGCCATTTCTGATAATCAATACGACCCAGGGCTTTATGGATTTCTAAAGCGAAGTTTAGAGCTTTTAGATCAAGGATTTGATATGGAAGTCGTGACTAACATTTTTGAATTACAAGTTCTTCATCGTTTTGGGATTTCTTTGAACTTCTCAGAATGTGCATTTTGTCATAAAACCGTTGGACCCTTTGATTTTTCTTATAAATTTAGTGGCTGCCTTTGTCCCCAACATTTTGAAGAAGATTTACGACGGAGTCATCTTGACCCAAATGTGATTTATTTGGTCAATCTTTTTCAAGAAATATCTTTAGATGAACTCAAAAAAATCTCGATAAAAGCAGATATGAAACTAAAAATTCGTCAATTTATTGATGGGCTATATGATGAATATGTCGGAATTCATCTCAAATCCAAAAAATTCTTGGACGGAATGTCTGGTTGGGCAGATATTATGAAATAA
- a CDS encoding helix-turn-helix domain-containing protein: MDSKSWGRVFREIREMKNLSLAKVAGDYENSPNFITSKQQVSRFELGKSDITLTKIY, encoded by the coding sequence ATGGACTCAAAATCATGGGGAAGAGTTTTTCGTGAAATTCGCGAAATGAAAAATTTGTCATTAGCCAAAGTTGCAGGAGATTATGAGAATTCACCAAATTTTATTACTTCAAAGCAACAAGTTTCACGTTTTGAACTTGGTAAATCTGATATCACACTTACAAAAATTTACTGA
- the lpdA gene encoding dihydrolipoyl dehydrogenase — MVVGAQATEVDLVVIGSGPGGYVAAIRAAELGKKVTIIEKDNVGGVCLNIGCIPSKALINIGHHYQESLEEEKGENPFGLSVGNVKLNWESAQKWKQDKVVNQLTGGVKMLLKKHKVDVIQGIAEFIDNNTINVEQEDGFQLLQFNDVIISTGSRPIEIPSFPFGGRIIDSTGALSLPEVPKHLIIVGGGVIGSELGGAYRMLGSKITIVEGLDHILNGFDKEMSDIIANRVKSAGSEIFTSAMAKSATQTDKDVTLTFEVDGKEQTVTGDYLLVSVGRRPNTDLIGLNNTDVKLTDRGLIEVDDSYATNVPHIYAIGDVVPGPMLAHKASFQAKVAAAAIAGAEDDVDLHVALPAVAYTTTELATVGETPESVKDRKDVKISKFPFAANGRAISMNDTTGFLRLITETKEGALIGAQIVGPGASDLISGLSLAIENGLTSKDISLTIQPHPTLGEAIMDTAELADGLPIHV; from the coding sequence ATGGTTGTTGGTGCACAAGCAACAGAAGTTGATTTGGTTGTTATTGGTTCAGGCCCTGGTGGTTATGTTGCAGCCATCCGTGCGGCTGAACTTGGTAAAAAAGTTACAATTATTGAAAAAGATAATGTTGGTGGGGTTTGTTTAAATATTGGTTGTATCCCATCAAAAGCATTGATTAATATTGGTCATCATTACCAAGAATCTTTGGAGGAAGAAAAAGGAGAAAATCCTTTTGGTCTTTCTGTCGGAAATGTTAAATTAAACTGGGAATCTGCCCAAAAATGGAAACAAGATAAAGTTGTCAACCAGTTGACAGGTGGCGTTAAAATGCTACTTAAAAAACACAAAGTTGACGTGATTCAAGGAATTGCAGAATTTATTGATAACAATACAATAAATGTTGAACAAGAAGATGGGTTCCAACTTTTGCAATTTAATGATGTGATTATCTCAACTGGTTCACGTCCTATCGAAATTCCTTCTTTCCCATTTGGTGGTCGCATTATTGACTCTACTGGTGCTTTGTCACTTCCAGAAGTTCCTAAACATTTGATTATTGTTGGGGGAGGAGTTATTGGTTCTGAGCTTGGTGGAGCTTACCGTATGCTTGGTTCTAAGATTACAATTGTTGAAGGTTTGGACCACATTTTAAACGGGTTTGATAAAGAAATGTCTGATATCATTGCTAATCGCGTTAAATCTGCTGGTTCTGAAATCTTTACTTCAGCAATGGCTAAATCAGCTACTCAAACTGATAAAGATGTAACTTTGACTTTTGAGGTTGATGGAAAAGAACAAACAGTGACTGGTGATTACTTACTCGTTTCTGTTGGACGTCGTCCAAATACTGATTTAATCGGCTTGAACAATACTGATGTTAAATTGACTGACCGTGGTTTGATTGAAGTTGATGATTCTTATGCAACTAATGTTCCTCACATTTATGCAATCGGTGATGTGGTTCCTGGTCCAATGCTCGCTCACAAAGCTTCTTTCCAAGCTAAAGTTGCTGCTGCTGCGATTGCTGGAGCTGAGGACGACGTGGACTTACACGTTGCTTTGCCTGCTGTAGCTTATACAACAACTGAATTGGCAACAGTTGGAGAAACGCCTGAATCAGTTAAAGACCGTAAAGATGTTAAAATTTCTAAGTTCCCATTTGCTGCAAATGGCCGTGCCATTTCAATGAATGATACCACTGGTTTCTTACGTTTGATTACTGAAACTAAAGAAGGGGCCTTAATCGGTGCTCAAATCGTTGGCCCTGGTGCATCTGACTTGATTTCTGGTTTATCACTAGCGATTGAAAATGGATTGACTTCTAAAGACATTTCATTGACTATCCAACCTCACCCAACACTTGGTGAAGCGATTATGGATACAGCTGAATTGGCTGATGGCTTACCAATTCACGTTTAA